Within Verrucomicrobiota bacterium, the genomic segment CTCCGAGAGCCATCGCGACGAGTTCGCCTTGATCGCCCCCACGACTTGCGAGACCGCGGCCACGGGCCTGATCTTGGCAAGCAGATGAACGTGATCGGCCGCGCCGCCGGCCCAGACGAGCGCCGCGCGCTTGGCGCGTGCCACGCCGCACGTGTACTTGTACGGCCCGCCGCGAATCTCGCGCCGCAGCAGCGGCGATCGGCCCTTCGTGCTGAAGATGACGTGGTAGAGATGATTCGCGAACGTGTGACCCATGAGATTCCCAGATGCCGCCCCCTGCGGGGGCTCTGTCGCGGTTATCCCCCTTCTACCACGGGCTGACGCCCGAGGCTACATTATGTCGCCCGCTGCGCGGGCTCTGGAATGCGCGCGGGCGTCTCGTTATCCACGGGCTGACGCCCGAGGCTACATTATGTCGCCCGCTGCGCGGGCTCTGGAATGCGCGCAGGCGTCTCGTCATCCACGGGCTGACGCCCGAGGCTACATTATGTCGCCCGCTGCGCGGGCTCTGGAATGCGCGCGGGCGTCTCGTCATCCACGGGCTGACGCCCGAGGCTGCATTATGCCGCCCGCTGCGCGGGCTCTGGAATGCGCGCGGGCGTCTCGTCATCCACGGGCTGGCGCCCGAGGCTGCATTATGTCGCCCGCTACGCGGGCTCCAGATGTGCGCAACTCAAGCCCAGTTGCGGGACGCCACGGACGCTTGTCCCGCTGGCGGCCGTCGTGCTCAGCGTCGCGCTGAGACGGCACGCACTGTCGCGGCCAGTCCTCGGACGCTATCGAGGTCCGAATCCGGCAGTTCGTCAGGCGTGCGCGCCTCCTGGTGCCTGTGCAGGCCGGTTCGGATGCGGATCGTCTTCATTCCGAGCTGCTTGGCCGGCACGACGTCGTTGTCGATCCGGTCGCCCACCATGATGCACCCCGCGGGCTCGATGCCCACGGCCCGCACGATCCGTTCGAGGTAGCGCGGGTCGGGCTTCGTGAGGTCAAAGTCGTCCTGCGTCAGGTGCGACGCGAAGCAGCCGAGCAGTTCGTGCTGCTCAAGCAGATCAAGGAGTTCTCGCCCGTATTGCCCGGCAATGACGAGCCCGAAGTCGTCGGTCAGCGAACGGATCTCCTCTTCAACGCCGGCCATGAGCTTCAGCGACGGATGGCGCGTTCGCATGTCTTCGACGTGCGCCGACCAGAGCTCGTCAAAGCGTGTGCGGTCCGGCCGCGTGTGCTTCCACAGCACGTATTGGCGCACGCTCGGCGAGAACGCGGCGACTGCCTCGGCGGCGTCCGCCGCGTATCGCTCGTGATCATAGGCGTGAACCACCGGTCCGAGCAGTCGCACCATCGCGTCGGCC encodes:
- a CDS encoding transposase; this translates as MGHTFANHLYHVIFSTKGRSPLLRREIRGGPYKYTCGVARAKRAALVWAGGAADHVHLLAKIRPVAAVSQVVGAIKANSSRWLSEQGAAMRGFE
- a CDS encoding HAD family hydrolase, whose protein sequence is MRTTTVLLDAGGVILDESEAERVWADAMVRLLGPVVHAYDHERYAADAAEAVAAFSPSVRQYVLWKHTRPDRTRFDELWSAHVEDMRTRHPSLKLMAGVEEEIRSLTDDFGLVIAGQYGRELLDLLEQHELLGCFASHLTQDDFDLTKPDPRYLERIVRAVGIEPAGCIMVGDRIDNDVVPAKQLGMKTIRIRTGLHRHQEARTPDELPDSDLDSVRGLAATVRAVSARR